In Acidimicrobiales bacterium, one DNA window encodes the following:
- a CDS encoding AMP-binding protein yields MPGASNSSGSQSAVPADRPAPTTVAELVRSRADDAGVGLRFEGREWTWSEVVAEMEVRARWLAASVGDGPPHVGVLLDNVPEYVFLLGGAALAGCVLVGINPTRRGEELARDIRHVDCQLIVTDLEHIELLDGLDLGAVGERVLASDADAYRVALDGHRDGASPLPTPPSADDLYLLIFTSGSTGAPKAVRMTQGRAAGSNGRVMGFRPDDVLYCAMPLFHGNALASMVFPAFGTGATLVLRRRFSASAWLPEIRDHGCTFTSTIGRVLTYILATPESEHDQDHRLKFVLAPESSAVDMKTFKRRFGVAVFGGYGSSENAIVLSTSPGQPPDALGTPAPGTDVAVVDPETGEECPRARFDEDGRLLNADEAIGEIVGRDALARFEGYYANDEAAAARSRNGWYWSGDLAYRDEEGVFHFAGRNADWLRVDGENFAAAPVERILRRYPGVTGVAVFGVPDDRTVDDQVMAVLELEAAGGFDPAAFDAFLDEQRDLGTKWSPRYLRLTSSLPVTATNKVDKAPLRHDRWLVEGDAVYWRPDRRDPLRPMTVADRAEVRERFVASGRLERLER; encoded by the coding sequence GTGCCGGGGGCCTCGAACAGCAGCGGAAGCCAGAGCGCCGTGCCCGCTGACCGCCCCGCGCCGACCACGGTCGCCGAGTTGGTGCGCTCGCGGGCCGACGACGCCGGTGTCGGGCTGCGCTTCGAGGGCCGGGAGTGGACCTGGTCCGAGGTGGTCGCCGAGATGGAGGTACGGGCGCGCTGGCTCGCCGCCTCGGTGGGGGACGGGCCCCCGCACGTCGGCGTGCTGCTGGACAACGTGCCCGAGTACGTCTTCCTGCTCGGTGGCGCCGCCCTGGCGGGGTGCGTGCTCGTGGGGATCAACCCCACCCGCCGGGGCGAGGAACTGGCGCGCGACATCCGCCACGTGGATTGCCAGCTGATCGTCACCGACCTCGAGCACATCGAGCTGCTCGACGGACTGGACCTGGGGGCGGTGGGGGAGCGGGTGCTGGCCAGCGACGCCGACGCCTACCGGGTGGCTCTCGACGGGCACCGGGACGGTGCGTCACCACTCCCGACCCCGCCGAGTGCCGATGACCTCTACCTGCTGATCTTCACGTCGGGCTCGACCGGGGCGCCCAAGGCCGTGCGCATGACCCAGGGCCGCGCCGCTGGCAGCAACGGGCGGGTCATGGGCTTCCGCCCCGACGACGTCCTGTACTGCGCCATGCCGCTCTTCCACGGCAACGCCCTCGCGTCGATGGTCTTCCCCGCGTTCGGGACGGGCGCCACCCTCGTGCTGCGCCGGCGCTTCTCGGCCTCGGCCTGGCTGCCCGAGATCCGGGACCATGGCTGCACCTTCACCAGCACCATCGGCCGGGTGCTCACGTACATCCTGGCCACGCCCGAGTCCGAGCACGACCAAGACCACCGCCTGAAGTTCGTGCTCGCGCCCGAGTCGTCGGCGGTGGACATGAAGACCTTCAAACGCCGCTTCGGCGTGGCGGTGTTCGGGGGGTACGGGTCGAGCGAGAACGCCATCGTGCTGTCCACCAGCCCTGGTCAGCCGCCCGACGCCCTCGGCACGCCGGCGCCGGGCACCGACGTGGCGGTGGTCGACCCGGAGACCGGCGAGGAGTGCCCCCGGGCGCGCTTCGACGAGGACGGACGGCTCCTCAACGCCGACGAGGCCATCGGAGAGATCGTCGGCCGCGACGCCCTCGCTCGCTTCGAGGGGTACTACGCCAACGACGAGGCCGCCGCCGCCCGCAGCCGCAACGGCTGGTATTGGTCGGGCGACCTCGCCTACCGGGACGAGGAGGGGGTGTTCCACTTCGCCGGACGCAACGCCGACTGGCTGCGGGTCGACGGGGAGAACTTCGCGGCGGCGCCGGTCGAGCGCATCCTGCGGCGGTACCCCGGCGTCACCGGGGTGGCCGTGTTCGGCGTGCCCGACGACCGCACCGTGGACGACCAGGTCATGGCGGTGCTCGAGCTCGAGGCGGCCGGCGGCTTCGACCCGGCGGCGTTCGACGCGTTCCTCGACGAGCAGCGCGACCTCGGCACCAAGTGGTCGCCCCGCTACCTGCGATTGACCTCGTCGCTGCCCGTGACCGCCACCAACAAGGTGGACAAGGCGCCGCTGCGCCACGACCGCTGGCTGGTCGAGGGCGACGCCGTCTACTGGCGCCCCGACCGCAGAGATCCGCTGCGCCCCATGACTGTCGCCGACCGGGCCGAGGTGCGAGAGCGCTTCGTGGCCAGCGGTCGCCTGGAGCGGCTCGAGCGATGA
- a CDS encoding acyl-CoA dehydrogenase family protein: MELTLSDDQQFFCDTTRRFLATECPIAQVRALASADAGFEPGYWRQGGELGWTSLLVPESAGGGSVSGSGVIDLTIVADAFGRHVAPGPLLPTNVVAATLGRDGSGAHADVLAGLLAGDTVATWCGAEHALGEGATRATRTADGYRLSGVSTPVEAAAQSQSFLVTARLDDKDPAEGGLGPLVQFLLPAGSDGVTVEPLASLDVVRRFARVEFADVRVPASAVVAGDAPVADDVEQQLLHALVIQAATLVGAAERVFEFTVEWAFDRYSFGRPLASYQALKHRFADMKMWLEASHALTSALAREIQDGAEGVHETASVTKAYVGHHLTELLHDCIQMHGGIGLTTDHDLHLYLRRVVTERSSFGTPADHRRRVAVLAAGAAA; this comes from the coding sequence ATGGAGCTGACCCTCTCCGACGACCAGCAGTTCTTCTGCGACACCACCCGCCGGTTCCTGGCCACCGAGTGCCCGATCGCCCAGGTCCGCGCCCTCGCGTCGGCCGACGCCGGCTTCGAGCCCGGCTACTGGCGCCAGGGGGGCGAGCTGGGCTGGACCTCGCTGCTGGTGCCCGAGTCCGCCGGCGGAGGGAGTGTGAGCGGCAGCGGGGTGATCGACCTGACCATCGTCGCCGATGCCTTCGGCCGACACGTCGCCCCCGGGCCGTTGCTGCCCACCAACGTCGTCGCCGCCACGCTCGGTCGGGATGGCTCCGGTGCGCACGCCGACGTCCTGGCCGGTCTGCTGGCGGGGGACACGGTGGCCACATGGTGCGGCGCCGAGCACGCACTGGGTGAGGGCGCCACCCGCGCCACCCGCACCGCCGACGGGTACCGCCTCTCGGGCGTCTCGACGCCGGTCGAGGCCGCGGCCCAGTCCCAGTCGTTCCTCGTGACCGCGCGCCTCGACGACAAAGACCCGGCCGAGGGCGGGCTCGGACCGCTCGTGCAGTTCCTCTTGCCGGCCGGGAGCGACGGCGTCACTGTCGAACCGCTGGCCTCCCTCGACGTCGTGCGACGCTTCGCCCGGGTCGAGTTCGCCGACGTCCGCGTCCCTGCGTCGGCGGTCGTGGCCGGCGACGCGCCGGTCGCCGACGACGTCGAGCAGCAGTTGCTGCACGCTCTGGTCATCCAGGCAGCGACCCTTGTGGGCGCCGCCGAGCGGGTGTTCGAGTTCACCGTCGAGTGGGCCTTCGACCGCTACTCGTTCGGGCGACCGCTGGCGTCCTACCAGGCGCTGAAGCACCGCTTCGCGGACATGAAGATGTGGCTCGAGGCCAGCCACGCACTCACCTCGGCCCTCGCCCGTGAGATCCAGGACGGCGCCGAGGGCGTCCACGAGACGGCCAGCGTCACCAAGGCCTACGTCGGCCATCACCTGACCGAGCTGCTGCACGACTGCATCCAGATGCACGGCGGCATCGGGCTCACCACCGACCACGACCTGCACCTGTACCTGCGGCGGGTGGTCACCGAGCGCTCCTCGTTCGGCACGCCCGCCGACCACCGGCGACGGGTGGCCGTGCTCGCAGCGGGGGCGGCGGCATGA
- a CDS encoding SDR family oxidoreductase, with the protein MMLEGKTVLVTGVGTGLGRECVAAALREGANVVMAARTAETLEATAAELDPTGERVLPVPSDITDPAACDALVAQALARFGSVDALVNVAAFEYVFGGLHETKDDDWRKAFETNVIGALTLLRPVTKAMEAGDGGAVVLVGSQSMFKPSLPQAGYAASKGALLSTMYYLADELGAHNIRCNMVVPSWMWGPPVQMFVEGTAKQKGITVDEALHEIVGDFPLKRMTEDGEVADVAMFFASDHAKAVTGQHLMVNSGEMMR; encoded by the coding sequence ATGATGCTCGAGGGCAAGACCGTGTTGGTGACCGGGGTGGGGACAGGGCTGGGGCGCGAATGCGTCGCCGCGGCCCTGCGCGAGGGGGCGAACGTCGTCATGGCGGCCCGCACGGCGGAGACGCTGGAGGCCACCGCCGCCGAGCTCGACCCGACGGGCGAGCGGGTCCTGCCCGTGCCCTCCGACATCACCGACCCCGCGGCGTGCGACGCGCTCGTGGCCCAGGCGCTCGCGCGCTTCGGCTCGGTCGATGCCCTCGTGAACGTCGCCGCGTTCGAATACGTGTTCGGCGGCCTGCACGAGACCAAGGACGACGACTGGCGCAAGGCCTTCGAGACCAACGTGATCGGCGCTCTGACGCTGCTGCGCCCGGTGACCAAGGCGATGGAAGCCGGCGACGGCGGCGCGGTCGTCCTCGTGGGGTCGCAGTCGATGTTCAAGCCGTCTCTGCCCCAGGCGGGCTACGCCGCCTCGAAGGGTGCTCTGTTGAGCACGATGTACTACCTGGCCGACGAGCTCGGGGCGCACAACATCCGCTGCAACATGGTCGTCCCCTCGTGGATGTGGGGCCCGCCGGTGCAGATGTTCGTCGAGGGCACGGCCAAGCAGAAGGGCATCACGGTGGACGAGGCGCTGCACGAGATCGTCGGCGACTTCCCCCTGAAGCGGATGACCGAGGACGGCGAGGTGGCCGACGTGGCCATGTTCTTCGCCTCCGACCACGCCAAGGCCGTGACCGGCCAGCACCTGATGGTGAACTCCGGGGAGATGATGCGCTGA
- a CDS encoding acyl-CoA dehydrogenase family protein codes for MSAASPAADGAMESVESFVARAEAWLPDHLPLADTTRMENGFGSDEEELANVARMRATQRTLYDAGFAGICFPAEYGGLGLTLAHQKAFDEVSAPYDMPTLINIPTFVPCGAVLLEFGTEEQKRRHIPAMLRGEELWMQFLSEPSGGSDVAGAMTTAVRDGDEWVVNGSKVWTTGAWWSDYGLCLLRTNWEVPKHRGLSVFIIKIRQPDIEVQRIEMINGSREFCQEFMTDLRISDRDRVGDVDDGWTVGRRWMFHERIAMGGGSPYTSGKPPSHGAGATGRDHLLELARETGQLDDPLALDLVGEARTLRRAASELSARVGEGIVAGAMPDTAAAIGRLMSGVVNERIRTIGADLAGSSVVAWADDDPAALFGVEFLMRQSGSIAGGTLEMARNNISERVLGMPRERTLDKDVPFRDVPKGPPAAGGETR; via the coding sequence ATGAGCGCGGCGTCGCCCGCCGCCGACGGGGCCATGGAGTCGGTCGAGTCCTTCGTCGCCCGGGCCGAGGCGTGGCTGCCCGACCACCTGCCCCTCGCCGACACCACCCGGATGGAGAACGGGTTCGGCTCGGACGAGGAGGAGCTGGCCAACGTGGCGAGGATGCGCGCCACCCAGCGCACGCTGTACGACGCCGGGTTCGCGGGGATCTGCTTCCCGGCCGAGTACGGGGGCCTCGGTCTCACCCTCGCCCACCAGAAGGCGTTCGACGAGGTGAGCGCCCCGTACGACATGCCCACGCTCATCAACATCCCGACCTTCGTCCCTTGCGGCGCGGTGCTGCTCGAGTTCGGCACCGAGGAGCAGAAGCGCCGGCACATCCCCGCCATGCTCAGGGGCGAGGAGCTCTGGATGCAGTTCCTGTCCGAGCCGAGCGGCGGCTCCGACGTCGCCGGGGCGATGACCACGGCGGTCCGCGACGGCGACGAGTGGGTCGTGAACGGCTCCAAGGTCTGGACCACCGGTGCGTGGTGGTCCGACTACGGGCTGTGCCTCCTGCGCACCAACTGGGAGGTGCCCAAGCACCGGGGTCTCTCGGTGTTCATCATCAAGATCCGCCAGCCCGACATCGAGGTCCAGCGCATCGAGATGATCAACGGCTCGCGTGAGTTCTGCCAGGAGTTCATGACCGACCTGCGCATCTCGGACCGGGACCGCGTCGGCGACGTCGACGACGGGTGGACCGTGGGCCGGCGGTGGATGTTCCACGAGCGCATCGCCATGGGTGGGGGGTCGCCCTACACGAGCGGGAAGCCGCCGAGCCACGGCGCCGGCGCCACCGGCCGCGACCACCTGCTCGAGCTGGCGAGGGAGACGGGCCAGCTCGACGACCCGCTCGCGCTCGACCTCGTCGGCGAGGCCCGGACGCTGCGCCGTGCCGCGAGCGAGCTCAGCGCCCGCGTCGGCGAGGGCATCGTCGCGGGGGCCATGCCCGACACCGCGGCGGCGATCGGGCGCCTGATGAGCGGCGTGGTCAACGAGCGCATCCGCACCATCGGCGCCGATCTGGCAGGGTCCTCGGTCGTGGCCTGGGCCGACGACGACCCCGCCGCGCTCTTCGGTGTCGAGTTCCTGATGCGCCAGTCCGGCAGCATCGCCGGCGGGACCCTCGAGATGGCCCGGAACAACATCAGCGAGCGGGTGCTCGGGATGCCACGCGAGCGCACCCTCGACAAGGACGTCCCCTTCCGTGACGTGCCCAAGGGGCCGCCGGCGGCCGGCGGTGAGACGCGGTGA